DNA from Dama dama isolate Ldn47 chromosome 5, ASM3311817v1, whole genome shotgun sequence:
CAGCAGCAGTTGATAGGGGAGAGGACGGTAGCATCCTGGATATTCTGGCCTAAGGAGGAGCTGGGCCCCATTTTGGGAGCACCTGTTCACTCGGGGGGATGTTGCTCCTGGTTGGACCCAGCTTCTGAGAGCCGGCCCCTGGGAGCCCACCTTCCCAGCCCACCCCCATGCTGGGCTGCACTCCCCCCACCCGCCCACCCAGCCCGTACCGTGCTGAAGTTGGGGAAGAGATTGAGCGGGGTGGCGCCATTGAAGTGGAAGGTGAGCAAGTGCTTGAAGTCCAGCGGGGGCTGCAGAGGCCTGGCGGGCAGGGCCAGGGAGGCCAGCAGCGGGCTGGGGGCTCCGGAGGCCGGGCCTGCTGCAGGAGGAAGAAGGTCAGGGTCTGAAACGGGGAGTCACAGGGCTCGCTCCTCCCTCCACAGCCAGAACAAGAGGTTGATGGGCTTCTTGGCTGTGGAGCCAGGGCAGAAACTCCTGTCTCCACAAAGCAGCGCTGGCTTAATCCAGGGTGATTATAGCCCATTTCTGCATCTCTCCCCTGCACCActggggaaggggaagcagagggtcCACAGTTCCAGGCTCCTAGCCCAGAAGGATGACCACACCCCCCCACAGGGGCAGCATTATGGCCCCAGTGAACCCCAGAGGGGAGTCGGGGGGGCCCCTGACACACACACCACCATGGAGACTGCATGATGCACTGGGTTTCCACTTTATTGCAAATTAAACCCAAACCCAGGAGACTTGGGGAAaggccagccccctcccctctcaCTAACTACTCCCCTCCAGAGCCCCCACAGCATTCACAGCAAGGACTGAATCTGAAGGGATGTGTTCCCCAACTCCGGTGAGCCCCCAACTGCTCTCCCCTGGAGACAAAAAGCCCTCCAACACCCCTGGGTCAGGCCTGAGGCTGGTCCTTGGGGTCAACCAGTCCAGCACTGTAGTTTATACAGTCTTTGGTCTTAAGGGTCTgaggcaggggcctgggttcaatccctggtcagggaactaaaatctcaaatctcagcactgccaaaaaaagagagagagagatctgagGCAAGGGCAGGAGAAGGTTAGGAACTTGGAGAACAACCAGactttgaggaagaaaaaaattagaaataaattcagtCCATTTGGGACTTTTTTGAACCCTGTCGTTGCAAAACCAAAAGAAATCCTTTTAGATTTTGTGTGTTAACACTAGGGAGGCTAGGATAGATTTATTTCACATTGATAAAtatgtatgtctatgtgtgtgctaagtcgcttcagtctagtttgactctttaccaccctatggactgtagactgccaggctcctctgtccatgggattttccaggcaagaatactggagtggatgtcTAAGTACATGGCCAAATACAGAAAAGTTTCAGGCAGCCTGTTGGTGGAGAGGGAACCTCTTACTTCCCTTGAGCTTTTTCACAGAAAGGGTGCTCTGCTGTGTGTCAAAAACAAAGACGTTTTTTCCCCCAGTCACATCTGAAGAGAAGACATGTTGCTAGGAGCAGGGCTAACAGTCAAGGACCCAGTCTCCTGGACTTCAACCCCTCAACTATGGAGGCTCTGTCTTCCTCCTTCCAACCAAGACCCCTCCGCTTTTCTAGAGAGAAAACTTGAGTGGAGTTCAGAGGGAAAAGGATGAACTACTCCCCGCAGAACTGGAAAGGTCAGAAGTGGTATTTTGGGTGCCCGAGACCCTAGCACCTCTGCCCACGGGCCCCAGCGCCCACTCGCACCCCGGGCCCAGCTCCTCTTCCACATCCCACTGAGCTGGGTTAGTACTCAGCCTGGAGCCGAGGAAGCCTGGGGAAGGTGGGTGGCAGGCCACAGTTAGGAGGTAAGCTTGCTAGGTCAAATCTGGCTTGGCCCTTAGCAAGCCCAGGGGCCCCGGACTGGCTGGACGGAGGCGAGGCGGCCGCTCTCAGGTGAGCTGCGAGCCCAGGAGGCCCTCGCCCCACCCGCTCTCTAGGAACTCCACCGCCAGCGCAAAGTCAAACTCGTGCAGCGGCGGCCCATCCACCGCGATCTTCACCGCGGGGCCGCCCCGTCcttcccccgccccgcccggccccCACCACCGCAGCTCCCGGCTGCGGCCGACCTTGTCCAGGAGGCCGGCGCCCGCAGGCAGCGCCAAGGCCAGTGCGGCCAGGGCAGCGAAGTCGGGGAAGAGCTCGTGCAGTTCTGAGCGCGCGCACGCCAGCTTGGTGCACAGGGCCCGCGGGCCCAGCCGCCCCAGGCTGCACACCACGCGCTTGAAGAGCGCGAAGTCGCCCAGCGCCCTCTGGCGCACCACAGCGGGGGCGAAGGCGCGCAGCAGGACGCGGAGTGCCCCCTCGCCGTGAGCGCCCAGCTCCTCGGGGGCCTGCGGGTAGCGGCGGGGGTCGAAGATGGCCGCGAAGGCGGCCACGGCGTCCAGAGAGGGCCCGGGGTAAGAGTCCCGCAACCCCCTTCGCATGGAGGCCAAGAAGGCCCCCCGCAGCCGCTCCAAGCCCTGGACCGCAGCCTCAGAGTAGCCCACCAGCTCCACGCCACGGTAGGTGCAGCGGCCACGGCCCAAATCGGGGCTAGAGGATGCCAGTTCCTGCAGGAAGCCCTGGAGGTGCGCCCCACCTGAACTGCACTGTGCGTGGAGGGAGGCTGTAGCTGCCATCACCAGAGGCTGCAGCAAGGCCAAATCCGGCTCCTCTGGCTGCAGGACAAGGGCCAGCTTCTGCACGGAGGGCAGAACATCCAGCAGGAGGTGGGTGAAGGCCACGAAGGTGAACTGGCGAAGGGCGAGGGCCAGCGCCCTCGTGGTAGGCGAGGCTGGGGCAGAGGCCTCCAGGGTGGGCACCAGGCAAGGCCAAGCCTCAGCCACAGCTTCCACCACTGGCAGCAGGGAGGCCCAGGGCACTGGCCGTGGTCCTGCCAAGTCAATAGCTGCAAGGTCCAGTGCCGCCCTGAGTTCGGGGACCACGTGAGAACTGGGGCCGCCGTGCAGGCGGAATAGGGCATCCAGTACGCTTTCATATTCACCTAGGTAGGCAGGGGGTTTGGGGTCTGTCCGGCCAGGGAGGCAGTGTAGCTCCGTGAGCAGTGGGCAGGTGGCCCGGAGCTGCGGGCACACGCTCCCCAGGCGGTCACTGGGGAGGCTTGAGCTGAGCCAGGCCAGCTTGGATGCAGACACGCCGAAAGCCTGCAGAATGTCCAGGAGTTGGCCAGCAGTGGCCTCGCCTTCCTGTAGCTCCACACTGCCCAGAAAGGTGGTGGCAGGCTGGCCATCGCAGGGGGACACTGAAGTGACAAACAAGGCCAGACTGTGGGACTCAGACCAGTCCCTGGTCTCGTCCAACACCAGGCCCACATACGGGGATGCCTTCAGGCGCTGACGGGCCTCTGTGTGCAAGACACTGGCGATGGCCACCTGGGACAgccagggagagaaaaagagggaggacAGGGTTAGGCTTGTCCTGAGAAGGGGAGGCAGACAGGATGGGGTGATAGAGCACAGGCCTGGGGTTGGACAGTCTTAGGGACTAATCCTAGCTTtgtcactggctgtgtgaccttgagcgaatcatttcacctctctgttcatctctgtttccTCGAGGCTAATACTTGCCCCCAATCTCCTTAAAAGGTTGTTGTGacttaccaattttttttttaacccacacCACACTGCTtctgtgatctagttccctgaccagggattgaacccaggccctcagcagtgaaagcttggagtcttaaccatagGACCTCCAGAAATTCCCGTCCATGTAATCTTTGTTGTTATGTTTATAAATGTAAAAGTGCTTTAAGAATCATAAAGATTCTAAAGCGTCTTGTTAGTTTCTCTACAGCATTGCCCCAGTCAACCTTATTCTTGAGGGTCTCCCTCTGCTCAGCTGCTCTGGGATTAACTGATAGGTTGACCGCCCACGGGTTAACCAGGGCCCCAGCTGCATGCTGTTTGTCTCTCATCTCTTGGTAGGATGAGatccaacccccccacccccacaccagcCCCCAGGACTCATAAAGCCAGTACCTAGGACAGAGCTACATGAGTATGCATGTCCCCAGTGGCCATGTGGGTGATACTGAGTTTCAGGAGGACCAGGGATAAACCAAAGGGAATGGGGAAGCCCATGCCCTGCTCTCCAGCTCCAGAACTTCATGCCCTGACTGCACAGGACCTAGTTTCTCAGCAGAAGTCAGAAGTCCACATTTTTATatggaatgtcttttttttttttttttttaacttggagtCTTTCGGAAACACTGTGAAATCTACCAAAACATGCCTGTGAGCCAATCAAGCCCCCAGGCCACCAGTTTGCAACCTCTGGCCTAGGTAGTGAGTCAAGCACCCCTGAGCCCCCGAGGACAGAGCCTGGTCCGGCCTCTTCACTGTTAGGCGCCCCGCAgctggcccagggcctggcacctaGTATGCCCTCAGTGCAGGGAGGATGGGCAAAGGTGTGAATGAGCTGCTTTGGCCTCTTCCCccggggcctggcatgctggtgCCATGCCCAGATGGCTCAATGTCCTCCCTCCTCaatccctcccccacacccctggCTGCCACCCACCTGCATGTCCCTCACCCTCCTGGGGCTGTAGTAATCGCCGTGCTCCGTGCCCAGCAGCGCCTGGCACAGGTTGAATCTCTGCAGCTCAAGCAGGGCAGAGCAGCGGTCGTCAGGCACTTCCTCCTTGGCCATGCAGTACACCGTGGTCAGCACGGCCACTTTAGCCGGGTCTGCTTCCACCTTGACGCCCCTGGAGCTGGGGGTGGTGGCCAGGCCTGGGCAGGCCCCTCCGCCCTCAGCCTGGCCCTCAAAAGAGGGCTGGCCCCGGTTGGCAGCCAGAGCCTGGCGGTGGGCCCCCGAGGTCACGTGGCGCAGCAGGGCGTGGCGCTGGAAGTTGTCCGTGCCCACAGTGAAGGCATTCTCCGCTCTGCCATGCTTGTTCCGCACCAGGGCCTGGCGGCACTCGAGGCAGAACATCAGCTTCCGCTCGTAGTCAAAGTCCAGCCAGGTGAACTCCTCTTTCCAGTGCTCGTTGAAGTAACGCTTGCACTTCTTGTTGGAGTTGGAAGCCTCTCCGGCTGGTTTCTTCCCTGGGGGCACCATTCCTCCTCGGGGGGGCAGGGCACCCCCAACCCCTGCACAAATGCTCTTGCCCCCCAGCCTCCCCCGCACACCGAAGCACCTCCCTTGACGGGGGGAGTTggtagggaggcaggaggggggcagCCCGCCAGGCTAAAGGGGACCATTCATCTAACTTAGCCAGGAAAGTTTACTTCCGCTCCGCTGGTGGGAGACTGAAGGTGAAAGAGACAAGGGAGAGGTGTTAGGCGTCCACTGGGGGTTATGCTGCCCTCAGAGCACTCCCCGACCAAGGGGTGATTTGGACCCAAGGGGGAAGGGCTACTGGGAGTGGGCCATAGAGTGTTATCCAAAGTAGGTTGAGGTATGGGTGGTCCCAGCTCCCCAGCAAGGGTCTCCCTCCATCTGGGACAAGGCATCGATTGCTTTGACTGCTGAAGCATGTCAGAACTCGGAGCTGGAAAGATTGGCACCATCTACGCAATTTTATAGGTGTGGGGACTGAGTTCCGGAGACCAACAGTGGTTCTCAGAGCTCATGAATAATGACACCTTGACCAAAGGATAACTGGTGTCTTCAGAAGGAAGTTAGCAGCTAGCTGAGCTCCCGGAGCCAGAGGACTGAGAAAGGGGATTGGTCTTCTCTGGAGCTTCATTCCCTAaagacacacatggacacactcacacacacacaccagtagtGTGGTTCTGGGAAGGGTGGCCCAGACGTGAGGTGAGGGCTGGGTTCCAGATTGAAGGCAGTCAGCGGGTTGCCCCTACCTCCCTCACCCTACCACCACCCCTGGTGCTAGATGAGAATGAGCAGATCAGCCCCAGAAGGCCACGCCAGCTGATGGCCAAGACCTGCCAGCTCTGCTTCCTAATTCTCTCTCACACCTGCCCTTCCTCTCTGTTCACTGATAACAACAGCAGTCACTACCACTTACTGAGTGTGAACTGAGTCAGGCCCTGTGCTGAGGGTTGTGATGACTCCGTT
Protein-coding regions in this window:
- the ZNF385C gene encoding zinc finger protein 385C isoform X1, with amino-acid sequence MVPPGKKPAGEASNSNKKCKRYFNEHWKEEFTWLDFDYERKLMFCLECRQALVRNKHGRAENAFTVGTDNFQRHALLRHVTSGAHRQALAANRGQPSFEGQAEGGGACPGLATTPSSRGVKVEADPAKVAVLTTVYCMAKEEVPDDRCSALLELQRFNLCQALLGTEHGDYYSPRRVRDMQVAIASVLHTEARQRLKASPYVGLVLDETRDWSESHSLALFVTSVSPCDGQPATTFLGSVELQEGEATAGQLLDILQAFGVSASKLAWLSSSLPSDRLGSVCPQLRATCPLLTELHCLPGRTDPKPPAYLGEYESVLDALFRLHGGPSSHVVPELRAALDLAAIDLAGPRPVPWASLLPVVEAVAEAWPCLVPTLEASAPASPTTRALALALRQFTFVAFTHLLLDVLPSVQKLALVLQPEEPDLALLQPLVMAATASLHAQCSSAGPASGAPSPLLASLALPARPLQPPLDFKHLLTFHFNGATPLNLFPNFSTMDPVQKAVISHTFGVPSPLKKKLFISCNICHLRFNSANQAEAHYKGHKHARKLKAVEAAKSKQRPQTLTQDETLASPTLTPAGGAPEELRSKAVPAAPPPDPEIQSPRSPEPTPREPVPSDLLDAVSSSSSSSCPPCSPEPGPEAPEPEPAAAAVGSGVSGEGRGEKGRLYCATCKVTVNSASQLQAHNTGAKHRWMVEGQRGAPRRGRGRTVPRGGAGHKAKRVTGGRGGRQGPSPPFHCALCQLQVNSETQLKQHLSSRRHKDRVAGKPPKPSSQHSKLQKHAALAVNLLKSKLALQKQLTKTLAARFLPSPLPTAAAAICALPGPLALRPAPTAATTLFPAPILGPALFRTPAGAVRPATGPIVFAPY
- the ZNF385C gene encoding zinc finger protein 385C isoform X2; its protein translation is MVPPGKKPAGEASNSNKKCKRYFNEHWKEEFTWLDFDYERKLMFCLECRQALVRNKHGRAENAFTVGTDNFQRHALLRHVTSGAHRQALAANRGQPSFEGQAEGGGACPGLATTPSSRGVKVEADPAKVAVLTTVYCMAKEEVPDDRCSALLELQRFNLCQALLGTEHGDYYSPRRVRDMQVAIASVLHTEARQRLKASPYVGLVLDETRDWSESHSLALFVTSVSPCDGQPATTFLGSVELQEGEATAGQLLDILQAFGVSASKLAWLSSSLPSDRLGSVCPQLRATCPLLTELHCLPGRTDPKPPAYLGEYESVLDALFRLHGGPSSHVVPELRAALDLAAIDLAGPRPVPWASLLPVVEAVAEAWPCLVPTLEASAPASPTTRALALALRQFTFVAFTHLLLDVLPSVQKLALVLQPEEPDLALLQPLVMAATASLHAQCSSAGPASGAPSPLLASLALPARPLQPPLDFKHLLTFHFNGATPLNLFPNFSTMDPVQKAVISHTFGVPSPLKKKLFISCNICHLRFNSANQAEAHYKGHKHARKLKAVEAAKSKQRPQTLTQDETLASPTLTPAGGAPEELRSKVPAAPPPDPEIQSPRSPEPTPREPVPSDLLDAVSSSSSSSCPPCSPEPGPEAPEPEPAAAAVGSGVSGEGRGEKGRLYCATCKVTVNSASQLQAHNTGAKHRWMVEGQRGAPRRGRGRTVPRGGAGHKAKRVTGGRGGRQGPSPPFHCALCQLQVNSETQLKQHLSSRRHKDRVAGKPPKPSSQHSKLQKHAALAVNLLKSKLALQKQLTKTLAARFLPSPLPTAAAAICALPGPLALRPAPTAATTLFPAPILGPALFRTPAGAVRPATGPIVFAPY